The following proteins are encoded in a genomic region of Synechococcus sp. ROS8604:
- the msrA gene encoding peptide-methionine (S)-S-oxide reductase MsrA → MRALIPLVLTSIMLLSPMSAMAAVQDAVLAGGCFWCLEHDLEDVEGVISAESGYSGGHVENPTYQQVSGEKSGHQEVVRVRFDSDKISYATLLQHYWRNVDPLDGQGQFCDRGDSYRPVIFTAGEQQATAAKASAASAASELGVSQSKIKVQIRDVVQFWPAEDYHQDYANKNELRYRYYRFSCGRDRRLDAVWGERARSGASWVASELAP, encoded by the coding sequence ATGCGTGCGTTGATCCCGCTGGTTTTGACCAGCATCATGTTGTTAAGCCCGATGTCAGCGATGGCAGCCGTTCAAGATGCTGTTCTTGCGGGTGGTTGTTTTTGGTGCCTCGAACATGATTTAGAGGATGTTGAAGGTGTGATTTCGGCTGAAAGTGGGTATAGCGGTGGCCATGTGGAGAATCCCACGTATCAACAAGTGAGTGGTGAAAAAAGTGGGCATCAAGAAGTGGTACGTGTGCGATTTGATTCCGATAAAATTAGTTATGCCACCCTTTTGCAACATTATTGGCGCAATGTTGACCCGCTTGACGGACAAGGCCAGTTTTGTGATCGGGGTGACTCATATCGACCCGTGATTTTTACCGCTGGTGAGCAGCAGGCCACCGCCGCTAAAGCAAGTGCTGCCTCGGCTGCAAGTGAATTAGGGGTCTCACAATCTAAGATTAAAGTGCAGATTCGCGATGTAGTTCAGTTTTGGCCGGCGGAGGATTACCACCAAGATTATGCCAATAAAAATGAACTTCGTTATCGTTATTACCGCTTCAGTTGTGGGCGTGATCGCCGTCTTGATGCCGTGTGGGGCGAGCGCGCAAGATCGGGTGCATCCTGGGTTGCTTCTGAGCTAGCGCCATGA
- the lpxB gene encoding lipid-A-disaccharide synthase: protein MVRLLISTGEVSGDLQGSLLIQALWRVAKRRGLDLEVLALGGERMQAAGAELLADTSPMGAIGLWEALPLVLPTIRLQARVDRVLKERPPDGVVLIDYMGANVRLGHSLRDRLPDVPITYYIAPQEWAWRIGEGGTKSLLQFTDRILAIFPEEAEFYAGRGADVTWVGHPLLDMVPVSPDRQAARRALGLPSEGALLVLMPASRPQELRYLMPELVQAAATLQARDPSLNVIVPAGLERFEEPLHQALDQAGVRGTVIPADQADAMKPHLFAAADLALGKSGTVNLELALQGVPQVVGYRVSRVTAWVARRILRFHVNHISPVNLLLKERLVPELLQEDFNADQLVALAIPLLDDQADRQRVLDGYQRLRDTLGEPGVTDRAAEAILDQIQQPS from the coding sequence ATGGTGCGTCTGCTCATCAGCACCGGCGAGGTGTCGGGAGATCTGCAGGGAAGCTTGCTGATTCAGGCCCTATGGCGTGTCGCGAAGCGTCGTGGACTCGATTTAGAAGTCCTCGCTCTGGGTGGTGAGCGGATGCAGGCTGCTGGAGCTGAATTGCTGGCCGATACTTCGCCGATGGGCGCGATTGGCCTCTGGGAAGCCCTCCCTTTGGTTCTCCCCACGATTCGATTGCAAGCCAGGGTGGATCGGGTCTTAAAAGAGCGCCCACCCGATGGGGTGGTGTTGATCGATTACATGGGCGCCAATGTGCGCTTAGGCCACAGCCTCAGAGATCGTCTGCCGGATGTGCCAATCACCTATTACATCGCCCCCCAGGAATGGGCTTGGCGCATTGGGGAAGGAGGTACCAAAAGTTTGCTGCAGTTCACAGATCGCATCCTGGCGATTTTTCCTGAAGAAGCCGAGTTCTATGCCGGTCGAGGCGCTGACGTCACCTGGGTGGGGCATCCCCTCCTCGATATGGTTCCGGTCTCCCCCGATCGACAGGCTGCTCGGCGTGCGTTGGGCTTGCCCTCGGAAGGGGCCCTCTTGGTCTTGATGCCTGCATCAAGGCCTCAGGAACTGCGATACCTCATGCCTGAATTGGTGCAGGCTGCCGCCACCCTTCAAGCGCGTGACCCATCGTTGAATGTGATCGTGCCAGCCGGATTGGAGCGCTTTGAGGAGCCATTGCATCAGGCCCTGGATCAAGCGGGGGTTCGAGGGACGGTGATTCCAGCTGATCAGGCCGATGCCATGAAGCCACACCTATTTGCCGCTGCGGACTTGGCACTGGGTAAATCGGGAACGGTGAATTTGGAATTAGCGCTTCAGGGTGTTCCGCAAGTGGTTGGTTATCGGGTCAGCCGTGTCACCGCCTGGGTGGCGCGGCGAATTCTCCGTTTCCACGTGAATCACATCTCGCCGGTCAATCTTTTGCTGAAGGAGCGTCTGGTGCCTGAGCTGTTGCAGGAGGATTTCAATGCCGATCAGCTTGTGGCGTTGGCCATTCCTTTGTTGGATGACCAAGCGGATCGGCAAAGGGTTTTGGATGGGTATCAGCGCTTGCGTGACACCCTGGGTGAACCGGGTGTGACCGATCGTGCTGCCGAAGCCATTCTTGACCAGATCCAACAGCCCTCTTGA
- the lpxA gene encoding acyl-ACP--UDP-N-acetylglucosamine O-acyltransferase translates to MSEELSTSVITDDRPARVHPMAVVDSRAQLANGVVIGPGAVIGPEVSIGANTWIGPNVVLDGVLRIGAHNRIYPGACLGQEPQDLKYKGAPTEVVIGNHNTIRECVTINRATDEGEQTRIGDNNLLMAYCHLGHNCLLGNKIVMSNGIQVAGHVLIEDRAVIGGCLGIHQFVHIGGMAMVGGMTRVDRDVPPYCLVEGHPGRVRGLNRVGLRRQGLHRLEGGQEFKQLQEIWSLLYRSDHVIADGLNLARKQALLPAANHLCTFLEGSLSTGRRGPMPPPSSR, encoded by the coding sequence ATGAGTGAGGAGCTCTCCACATCAGTGATCACGGACGATCGCCCCGCTCGGGTCCATCCGATGGCGGTGGTGGATTCCCGAGCGCAACTCGCCAATGGTGTCGTGATCGGTCCTGGAGCTGTGATTGGTCCTGAGGTGAGCATCGGAGCGAATACCTGGATTGGTCCCAACGTGGTGCTCGATGGTGTTCTGCGCATTGGCGCTCACAATCGCATTTACCCGGGTGCCTGTTTGGGGCAAGAACCTCAGGATTTGAAATACAAAGGCGCTCCGACGGAGGTTGTCATTGGTAATCACAACACGATTCGTGAATGCGTCACGATTAATCGTGCCACCGATGAAGGTGAGCAGACTCGAATTGGGGACAACAATTTACTCATGGCTTATTGCCACCTTGGGCATAATTGTTTGCTTGGAAACAAGATTGTGATGTCGAATGGCATCCAGGTAGCCGGCCATGTGCTGATTGAAGATCGGGCTGTGATCGGTGGTTGTTTAGGGATTCATCAATTTGTGCATATCGGCGGCATGGCGATGGTTGGCGGCATGACCCGTGTGGATCGTGATGTTCCTCCTTACTGTCTTGTCGAAGGCCATCCAGGCAGGGTGCGGGGTCTGAATCGTGTGGGTTTGAGACGTCAAGGCCTGCATCGCCTTGAGGGAGGGCAGGAATTTAAACAGCTTCAGGAGATCTGGTCGTTGCTCTACCGCTCCGATCACGTCATTGCTGACGGCTTGAACCTTGCGAGGAAGCAGGCTTTGCTCCCTGCTGCAAATCATCTCTGTACGTTTTTGGAGGGTTCCTTGTCGACAGGTCGACGGGGGCCCATGCCTCCTCCCTCGAGTCGCTGA
- the fabZ gene encoding 3-hydroxyacyl-ACP dehydratase FabZ, translating into MTVLASTDSPSAVLNAEQIMGLLPHRYPFALVDRVLEHVPGERAVAIKNVTVNEPHFQGHFPGRPLMPGVLIVEAMAQVGGLIVTQMPDLPQGLFVFAGIDGVRFRRPVVPGDQLRITCELLSLKRKRFGKVKAEATVDGQLVCSGELMFSLVD; encoded by the coding sequence TTGACCGTTCTTGCCTCTACCGACTCGCCTTCTGCCGTGCTCAATGCTGAGCAGATCATGGGTCTGCTGCCGCATCGTTATCCCTTCGCCTTGGTGGATCGGGTGCTTGAGCACGTTCCAGGTGAGCGCGCTGTCGCGATCAAGAATGTCACCGTCAATGAGCCCCATTTCCAGGGGCATTTCCCTGGTCGTCCCTTGATGCCTGGGGTGTTGATTGTTGAAGCGATGGCTCAGGTGGGTGGATTGATCGTGACTCAGATGCCGGATCTCCCCCAGGGCTTGTTCGTATTCGCAGGAATTGACGGTGTTCGTTTTCGTCGGCCAGTGGTTCCTGGCGATCAATTGAGGATTACCTGCGAGTTGCTCAGCCTTAAACGAAAGCGTTTTGGCAAAGTAAAGGCGGAGGCCACGGTGGATGGACAGCTTGTCTGCTCCGGTGAGCTGATGTTTTCTCTGGTGGATTGA
- the lpxC gene encoding UDP-3-O-acyl-N-acetylglucosamine deacetylase, with protein MVSWPADYNGPWTLASRVSRSGIGLHSGQQCEVTLVPSEQEGFYVRWLDQTSESVRLDPSQVRDSQLCTTLDFGDRQLSTVEHLLAALAGCGVSHVELQVSGTEIPLLDGSALGWVEAIAEAGLTTASTPRRSPLVLSAPLAFYRGNSAIVATPADRFTLVGVIDFPQQAIGRQQLALELTPQTFVEEIAPARTFGFREQVEQLRASGLIRGGALDNALVCDGDSWVNPPLRFQDEPVRHKILDLIGDLALVGFPQAQVLAYRGSHGLHTDLAAALADQLVPQR; from the coding sequence ATGGTGTCTTGGCCTGCTGATTACAACGGGCCTTGGACGTTGGCATCAAGGGTGTCGCGCTCCGGGATTGGGTTGCACAGTGGGCAGCAATGTGAAGTCACCCTGGTTCCTTCTGAGCAGGAAGGCTTCTATGTGCGCTGGCTTGATCAAACCTCAGAATCCGTTCGTTTAGATCCCTCACAGGTGCGCGATAGCCAGCTGTGCACCACCCTCGATTTTGGAGACAGACAGCTTTCCACCGTGGAACATCTGCTCGCGGCTCTTGCTGGCTGTGGAGTTTCCCATGTTGAGCTGCAGGTATCAGGAACGGAAATTCCGCTACTTGATGGTTCTGCTTTGGGCTGGGTGGAAGCGATCGCTGAAGCTGGATTGACCACAGCGTCGACACCCCGCCGCTCCCCGTTGGTTCTGTCGGCACCGCTGGCCTTCTATCGCGGAAACAGCGCCATCGTGGCAACACCTGCTGATCGCTTCACGCTGGTTGGCGTGATTGATTTCCCTCAACAAGCGATTGGTCGCCAGCAATTGGCCCTCGAGCTCACTCCTCAGACCTTTGTGGAAGAGATTGCGCCTGCTCGGACCTTTGGTTTTCGCGAGCAAGTGGAGCAACTTCGCGCCTCGGGTCTCATTCGTGGAGGCGCTTTAGATAATGCCCTCGTTTGTGACGGCGATTCCTGGGTGAATCCGCCGCTGCGTTTTCAAGATGAGCCAGTGCGCCATAAGATCTTGGATCTAATCGGAGATCTCGCTCTCGTGGGTTTCCCTCAAGCCCAGGTGCTTGCCTATCGCGGATCCCACGGCCTTCATACTGATCTGGCCGCGGCACTTGCCGATCAACTCGTTCCCCAACGCTGA
- a CDS encoding BamA/TamA family outer membrane protein, protein MVNFSSCRTRNAVRRGALGLALALPLLTTLPARAQAEADSDPSSEQQIQLEDALTGDSPDSQSAPQSVEVEVFEDGQEAPVAAENEGPEQPRVLITEVVIEGIDGHPEQERVELAAYDAMSVRPGSRVTRDELKVDLEAIYATGWFSDVRIEPVNGPLGVQLVVQVIPNPVLTRVELLPEDNEIPAQVIEDAFSSDYGRTLNLSELQLRMKELQTWYASEGYALARVTGPTRVSPDGVVQLKVVVGTVAGVEVQFLNKEGETTNEKGEPIRGKTKPWVITREISIKPGEAFNRNQLESDIKRLYGTSLFSDVKVTLKPVAGNPGEVNIILGIVEQSTGSLSGGLGYSQSQGVFGQVQVQDSNLFGRAWNLALNLTYGQYGGLANFTFTDPWIKGDAHRTSFRTSLFLSREVPQVFQSQNNGDIVTVTDYQDNNSSRAYEISTSNNPAGRKFDDVDEATELFPEFSWFDYQGDSVALQRVGGNIIFARPLNGGDPYKNAPWQILAGLNIQNVRPINFQGTSRVYGTPSEGDDDSIPNEDIICISYNCSTENNLAGLRFAATYNTLNDPRNPTSGNFFSFGTEQFLSVGENSPTFNRVKASYTQFFPVNWLKIAKGCRPKPGEKANCPQAIGLQLKAGSIVGDLPPYEAFCLGGSNSVRGWYDCDLAVGRSYGEATLEYRFPIISIFAGEIFADAGTDFGSQSSVPGKPGKLLKKPGSGFSIGTGVIVTTPVGPLRLEVASQDFTGEWRFNLGVGWKF, encoded by the coding sequence ATGGTCAACTTCTCCTCATGCCGAACCAGGAACGCCGTTCGGCGAGGAGCTTTGGGGCTAGCACTGGCCCTTCCGCTTCTGACCACCCTTCCGGCTCGAGCGCAAGCTGAGGCTGACTCCGATCCGAGTTCTGAGCAACAGATCCAGCTCGAGGATGCCCTCACTGGGGATTCTCCAGATTCGCAATCTGCACCTCAATCCGTTGAGGTGGAAGTGTTTGAAGATGGTCAGGAAGCACCTGTTGCTGCTGAAAACGAGGGCCCTGAGCAGCCAAGAGTTCTTATTACAGAGGTGGTGATCGAAGGGATCGATGGTCACCCCGAGCAAGAGCGGGTGGAATTGGCTGCTTATGACGCCATGTCCGTGCGTCCTGGTAGCCGCGTCACCAGGGATGAACTCAAAGTTGATTTGGAGGCGATTTACGCCACTGGTTGGTTCTCAGACGTTCGCATCGAACCTGTTAATGGTCCTCTTGGTGTGCAACTTGTTGTTCAGGTTATTCCCAACCCTGTACTGACCAGGGTTGAATTGCTGCCTGAAGACAATGAGATCCCTGCACAGGTTATTGAGGATGCCTTTAGTTCCGATTACGGACGCACGCTGAACCTCTCCGAGCTTCAGCTTCGGATGAAAGAACTTCAGACTTGGTATGCCAGTGAGGGGTATGCCCTTGCCAGGGTCACAGGACCGACCCGAGTCAGTCCAGATGGGGTTGTGCAGCTCAAAGTTGTTGTCGGTACGGTTGCGGGCGTTGAGGTGCAATTCCTGAACAAGGAAGGCGAAACCACCAACGAAAAAGGTGAACCGATTCGTGGAAAAACCAAACCTTGGGTGATTACAAGAGAAATATCGATCAAGCCAGGTGAGGCTTTTAATCGCAACCAACTTGAGAGTGATATCAAACGCCTTTACGGAACATCGTTGTTCAGTGACGTCAAAGTCACATTGAAGCCCGTTGCCGGAAATCCAGGCGAAGTCAATATTATTTTGGGAATTGTTGAGCAGTCCACCGGTTCTCTCTCAGGCGGCTTGGGCTACAGCCAAAGTCAGGGTGTGTTTGGACAGGTTCAGGTTCAAGACAGCAATTTGTTTGGCCGCGCCTGGAACCTAGCTCTCAACCTTACCTACGGTCAGTATGGCGGTTTGGCGAATTTTACGTTTACTGATCCATGGATCAAGGGTGATGCGCATCGCACATCCTTCAGGACCTCTTTGTTCTTGAGTCGTGAGGTGCCTCAGGTCTTTCAGAGCCAAAACAATGGAGATATTGTTACTGTCACTGATTACCAAGATAATAATTCTTCCCGAGCTTACGAAATCAGTACAAGTAACAATCCTGCTGGCAGGAAGTTTGATGATGTTGATGAGGCAACTGAACTCTTTCCCGAGTTCAGTTGGTTTGATTATCAAGGTGACTCTGTTGCCTTGCAAAGGGTTGGGGGGAATATCATATTTGCAAGGCCTCTAAATGGCGGTGACCCCTATAAGAATGCGCCATGGCAGATTCTTGCTGGTTTAAATATTCAGAATGTTCGACCCATTAATTTCCAGGGCACTTCCCGAGTTTATGGCACTCCAAGTGAAGGAGATGACGACAGTATTCCTAATGAAGATATTATCTGTATTTCCTATAATTGCTCCACTGAAAACAACCTTGCCGGGTTGAGATTTGCGGCTACTTACAACACCCTCAATGACCCCCGCAATCCAACGTCGGGTAATTTCTTCAGTTTCGGTACCGAGCAATTCCTGTCTGTTGGTGAGAATTCACCAACTTTCAATCGTGTAAAAGCGAGCTATACCCAATTCTTCCCCGTGAATTGGTTGAAAATTGCGAAAGGCTGCAGGCCCAAGCCCGGCGAAAAAGCAAATTGTCCACAAGCCATTGGTCTTCAACTCAAGGCTGGTTCCATTGTCGGAGACTTGCCTCCTTACGAGGCCTTTTGCCTCGGCGGTTCGAACTCAGTGCGTGGTTGGTACGACTGCGATCTAGCGGTTGGGCGTAGTTATGGCGAGGCAACTTTGGAATATCGCTTCCCGATTATCAGCATTTTCGCAGGAGAGATTTTTGCTGATGCAGGTACTGACTTTGGTTCCCAGAGCAGTGTTCCTGGAAAGCCTGGCAAATTGCTCAAAAAACCAGGTTCAGGTTTCTCCATTGGAACAGGTGTGATTGTGACAACGCCTGTCGGCCCTCTTCGTCTTGAGGTTGCCAGTCAGGACTTCACCGGTGAATGGAGATTCAACTTAGGTGTGGGCTGGAAATTCTAA
- the purC gene encoding phosphoribosylaminoimidazolesuccinocarboxamide synthase, whose translation MTSTHGPLLYEGKAKRIYASNNEAEVLVEFKNDATAFNAQKRAQLDDKGRLNCQISACLFELLEREGIPTHYCGLESDHWMVVQRVQVIPIEVVLRNVATGSLCRQTPISQGTRLDPALLDLYYKDDDLGDPLLTESRLFLLDLVSQESRQEIETLARRVNSVLTPFFSGLNLQLVDFKLELGLNAAGELLVADEISPDTCRLWDMNSQDAKERILDKDRFRQDLGGVIEAYGEVCKRVQGATPNPRNYR comes from the coding sequence ATGACCAGCACCCATGGGCCTCTTCTTTATGAGGGCAAGGCCAAACGCATCTATGCCTCAAACAATGAGGCTGAGGTTTTGGTTGAGTTCAAGAACGATGCCACGGCTTTCAACGCTCAAAAGCGTGCACAACTTGATGACAAAGGGCGACTTAACTGTCAGATCTCAGCGTGCCTGTTTGAGTTGCTGGAACGGGAAGGAATACCAACCCATTACTGCGGATTGGAGTCCGATCATTGGATGGTGGTCCAACGGGTCCAGGTGATTCCGATTGAAGTCGTGCTGCGCAACGTGGCGACTGGATCGCTCTGCCGTCAAACCCCAATTTCTCAAGGCACTCGTTTGGATCCAGCACTGCTGGATCTCTATTACAAGGATGATGATCTTGGTGATCCTCTTTTGACCGAGTCGCGCCTGTTCTTACTTGACTTAGTGAGTCAGGAAAGTCGTCAGGAAATCGAGACGTTGGCAAGACGGGTGAATTCCGTTTTGACTCCTTTCTTTTCGGGTCTCAATTTGCAATTGGTGGATTTCAAGCTCGAGCTGGGGCTCAATGCTGCGGGTGAATTACTTGTTGCTGACGAGATCAGCCCAGACACCTGCCGTCTTTGGGACATGAACAGCCAAGATGCAAAAGAGCGCATTTTGGACAAGGATCGCTTCCGTCAAGATCTCGGAGGAGTGATCGAGGCCTACGGGGAGGTCTGCAAACGGGTCCAAGGGGCAACCCCTAACCCCCGCAACTACAGGTAA
- the purD gene encoding phosphoribosylamine--glycine ligase, whose translation MSISTTRPLSLPPLRNVLVVGGGGREQALAWAFRRCPEIEGIWISPGNAGTSDLEGCTPLAIAEADHDGMVAACRDHRIDLVVIGPEAPLAAGLADTLCGQGIAVFGPSAEGAQLEASKAWAKQLMQEAGIPTAGYWTVSNEQEGLALLQQLQRPLVVKADGLAAGKGVTVANSVEETATAIQEAFQGRFGQAGEQLVLEERLTGPEVSVFALCDGENMVLLPPAQDHKRLLEGDQGPNTGGMGAYAPAPLLDQAQLEQVRERILEPTLAALRKRGILYRGVIYAGLMLTPDGPQVIEFNCRFGDPECQTLMPLIGPELARVLQACALGRLADAPTLTHTELCSACVVAAAAGYPDSPRKGDPITIALEPEPSTTHQLQLFHAGTRHSTEGVLKTSGGRVLAMVAQAPDFDQAFVKAYKGLTRVRYDGMQFRRDIGHQVRAPKLY comes from the coding sequence ATGTCCATCTCCACCACCCGTCCCCTCTCGCTCCCACCGTTGCGCAATGTGCTCGTGGTGGGAGGTGGCGGACGAGAGCAGGCGTTGGCCTGGGCGTTCAGGCGCTGCCCAGAAATTGAAGGCATTTGGATCAGCCCAGGCAACGCTGGCACCAGCGATTTAGAAGGCTGCACTCCACTGGCCATTGCAGAAGCCGATCACGACGGCATGGTTGCGGCATGCAGAGACCACCGCATCGATCTGGTGGTGATCGGTCCAGAAGCCCCCTTGGCCGCTGGGCTCGCAGACACACTTTGCGGGCAAGGCATCGCTGTCTTCGGTCCGAGCGCGGAGGGTGCCCAGCTCGAGGCGAGCAAAGCCTGGGCGAAGCAATTAATGCAAGAAGCAGGCATTCCCACGGCTGGGTACTGGACCGTGTCCAACGAACAGGAGGGTCTTGCCCTTCTCCAACAACTGCAGCGCCCCCTGGTGGTGAAGGCGGATGGGCTCGCGGCAGGGAAGGGGGTAACGGTGGCGAACAGCGTGGAGGAGACGGCCACCGCCATTCAAGAGGCTTTTCAAGGACGGTTCGGACAGGCCGGTGAGCAGCTCGTCTTGGAAGAACGCCTAACGGGACCTGAAGTCTCCGTGTTTGCCCTTTGCGATGGCGAGAACATGGTTCTGCTTCCGCCTGCACAGGATCACAAACGACTCCTGGAGGGGGATCAAGGACCGAACACCGGGGGGATGGGGGCTTATGCACCGGCCCCCCTGCTCGATCAAGCGCAACTAGAGCAGGTGCGCGAACGGATCCTGGAACCAACCCTTGCGGCCTTGCGCAAGCGAGGAATCCTCTATCGAGGGGTGATTTATGCGGGTCTGATGCTGACGCCCGATGGGCCCCAGGTAATCGAATTCAATTGCCGCTTTGGCGATCCTGAATGCCAAACCCTGATGCCTCTCATAGGGCCTGAACTGGCTCGAGTGCTGCAGGCCTGTGCCCTCGGACGTCTAGCGGACGCTCCAACACTCACGCACACAGAGTTGTGCAGTGCCTGCGTGGTGGCGGCAGCCGCTGGCTATCCCGACAGCCCCCGCAAAGGCGATCCCATTACCATTGCGCTCGAACCGGAACCAAGCACCACGCACCAACTTCAGTTGTTCCATGCGGGAACTCGTCACAGCACGGAGGGGGTGCTGAAGACCTCCGGCGGCCGCGTTCTTGCAATGGTGGCGCAAGCGCCAGATTTTGATCAGGCCTTCGTTAAGGCCTACAAGGGATTAACGCGGGTTCGATACGACGGAATGCAATTCCGAAGAGATATTGGCCATCAAGTACGCGCACCTAAGCTTTATTAA
- a CDS encoding ATP-binding protein — protein sequence MSSGSAPASANSTASSWAGSVSSDTAPEQDGLWSGIGLWWAEFSLQTKLLAIATLVVSLMMTSITFFALNGIQRDAVMNDTRYARDLGLLLAGNVTELVADGHDRELANVAEQFWRSSRSLRYIFFADPEGVVYLGIPISGNDADTRGDLRLNRRLELPSELKSRPKNPLVRQHLTPDGQVTDVFVPLIQEGRYLGVLALGVNPNDSALASASLTREVTVAVFISIWVLVILGAVFNALTITRPVKELLRGVRSIAAGDFQARIGLPVGGELGELLDGFNAMASQLQDYDAANIEELQAAQVKQASLIATMADGAVLLDEKGQIVLANPTARRLFRWEGRNLEGQDFLNAMPDLLAIELHEPLDGVLNQGRDSNELRSSIGEPPRTLRFVLQAVREPSGENLKGIAVTMQDLTREVELNAAQSRFISNVSHELRTPLFNIKSYVETLYEMGDQLSETDKQEFLGVANAETDRLTRLVNDVLDLSRLESHPSVQFSELDLRPGLEQTLRSYQLNASDKQVELDLEASIDLPDILGNWDLLLQVLDNLVGNALKFSRSGSRIVLRAYTWPDSCVMGPLPEDSLKAPQCEMVSPLPKLRVEVSDTGYGISEDKQQRIFERFYRVENAVHTEVGTGLGLSIVRGILEKHSSVIRMASEPDVGTTFWFDLPLAQSDQDEIKLQAERQSRYEQDEAELS from the coding sequence ATGAGTAGCGGTTCGGCACCAGCTTCTGCGAACTCCACTGCGTCCTCATGGGCAGGGTCAGTCTCTTCGGATACGGCCCCAGAGCAGGATGGCCTTTGGAGTGGCATCGGCCTCTGGTGGGCCGAATTCAGCCTTCAGACCAAACTTCTGGCCATCGCCACGCTGGTGGTGAGCCTGATGATGACCAGCATCACCTTTTTTGCACTCAACGGCATCCAGCGTGATGCGGTGATGAATGACACCCGCTACGCCCGCGATTTGGGGCTGTTGTTGGCGGGCAACGTCACCGAGCTGGTGGCCGACGGACACGACCGAGAACTGGCCAATGTGGCCGAACAGTTTTGGCGTTCAAGCCGCAGCCTTCGCTACATCTTTTTTGCAGATCCAGAAGGCGTTGTGTACCTAGGGATTCCCATCAGTGGGAATGACGCTGACACCAGAGGGGACCTCCGTCTCAATCGACGCTTGGAACTCCCCAGCGAACTGAAATCGAGACCTAAAAATCCGCTTGTTCGTCAACATCTCACCCCTGATGGTCAGGTCACCGATGTTTTTGTGCCCTTGATTCAAGAGGGTCGCTATCTCGGCGTCCTCGCCCTTGGAGTGAATCCCAATGACTCGGCCCTGGCGAGTGCCTCCCTCACCCGAGAGGTCACCGTGGCCGTGTTCATCTCGATCTGGGTGCTTGTGATTCTTGGTGCTGTCTTCAATGCGCTGACCATCACCCGACCAGTCAAGGAACTCCTACGCGGCGTGCGCTCGATTGCAGCGGGAGATTTCCAAGCCCGGATCGGCCTCCCTGTTGGTGGCGAACTTGGGGAGTTGCTGGATGGATTTAATGCGATGGCCTCCCAGCTCCAGGACTACGACGCAGCCAACATCGAGGAGTTACAGGCTGCCCAGGTGAAGCAGGCCTCGCTGATCGCAACGATGGCGGATGGCGCGGTTTTGCTGGATGAAAAAGGTCAAATTGTTTTGGCCAATCCAACGGCTCGACGCTTATTTCGCTGGGAAGGGCGAAATCTTGAAGGCCAGGACTTTCTCAATGCCATGCCTGACCTGTTGGCCATTGAGCTGCATGAGCCTCTCGATGGAGTCCTGAATCAAGGCCGTGACAGCAATGAATTAAGAAGCAGCATCGGGGAACCACCGCGCACCCTCCGTTTCGTCCTCCAAGCCGTACGCGAACCCAGTGGAGAAAACCTGAAAGGGATCGCGGTGACCATGCAGGACCTCACCCGAGAAGTGGAGCTCAACGCAGCCCAAAGCCGCTTCATCAGCAACGTGTCCCATGAGCTGCGCACGCCACTGTTCAATATCAAGAGCTACGTCGAAACCCTCTACGAAATGGGGGATCAACTCAGCGAAACAGACAAGCAAGAATTTCTCGGCGTTGCCAATGCAGAGACAGATCGACTGACGCGGCTCGTCAACGATGTCCTCGATCTTTCAAGGCTTGAATCCCATCCCAGCGTTCAGTTTTCTGAACTCGATCTCAGGCCTGGTCTGGAGCAAACCCTACGCAGCTATCAACTTAATGCATCCGACAAACAGGTCGAGCTAGATCTCGAGGCATCGATCGATCTGCCAGACATTCTTGGCAATTGGGACTTACTTCTTCAGGTCCTTGATAATCTCGTTGGAAATGCTCTCAAGTTCAGCCGAAGTGGCAGCCGCATCGTGTTGAGGGCCTACACCTGGCCTGATAGTTGCGTGATGGGACCGCTTCCTGAAGATTCGCTTAAAGCACCGCAATGTGAAATGGTTTCACCTCTTCCGAAATTGCGCGTGGAAGTGAGTGACACTGGTTATGGGATCAGCGAAGACAAACAACAACGAATTTTCGAACGGTTTTACCGCGTAGAAAATGCCGTCCATACGGAGGTAGGGACAGGGCTTGGCCTCTCTATCGTGAGGGGAATTTTAGAAAAACACAGCAGCGTGATTCGCATGGCGAGCGAACCAGATGTGGGCACAACATTTTGGTTTGACCTACCGCTAGCCCAATCCGACCAAGACGAAATCAAACTGCAAGCTGAGCGACAAAGTCGCTACGAGCAAGACGAAGCAGAACTGAGTTGA